A part of Thermocrinis albus DSM 14484 genomic DNA contains:
- a CDS encoding V4R domain-containing protein has protein sequence MEHLRDRFRALAEAIERESVLIHREALIDGYRDIHKYSKFGIDKLIKKAARYGGSKGGKILKERYGVTVDTLDEALDVLTVIAESSRLLEVFDYDTETMEIRVEGSILVEAIGKSDKPVCEPMAGFFEGFLSELLERKISVKEVSCAAQGHERCTFKIILG, from the coding sequence ATGGAACATCTGAGGGACAGGTTCAGAGCCTTGGCAGAGGCTATAGAAAGAGAGTCTGTTCTTATTCACAGGGAGGCCCTTATAGACGGCTACAGGGATATTCATAAGTACAGCAAGTTCGGTATAGATAAACTCATCAAAAAAGCTGCCCGCTACGGTGGCAGCAAAGGGGGGAAGATACTGAAGGAGAGGTACGGAGTGACGGTGGATACACTGGATGAGGCCCTTGATGTGCTTACGGTGATAGCAGAGTCATCGCGTCTTTTAGAGGTCTTTGATTACGATACAGAGACTATGGAGATAAGGGTGGAGGGATCTATACTGGTGGAGGCCATAGGGAAGAGTGATAAGCCAGTCTGTGAACCTATGGCGGGTTTTTTTGAGGGTTTCCTCAGTGAGCTTCTGGAGAGGAAGATCTCTGTGAAAGAAGTCAGTTGTGCAGCACAAGGGCACGAGAGATGTACCTTTAAGATAATCTTGGGCTAG
- a CDS encoding metal-sulfur cluster assembly factor: protein MTLEELILESLKKVKDPEIPLDIVNLGLVYGVQVKDGIAYVDMTLTVQGCPAKSYFAHYIREFVLSQIPQLKDVVVNFVFEPPWDKDKISEEGKTILRSMGWNI, encoded by the coding sequence ATGACTCTTGAGGAGCTGATCTTGGAAAGTTTGAAAAAAGTGAAGGACCCTGAAATACCCCTGGATATAGTGAACCTGGGTCTTGTGTACGGCGTTCAGGTAAAGGATGGCATAGCTTATGTGGATATGACCTTAACAGTGCAAGGTTGTCCCGCGAAGAGTTACTTTGCTCATTACATAAGGGAGTTTGTCCTTTCTCAAATACCTCAGCTTAAGGATGTGGTAGTGAACTTTGTCTTTGAACCACCTTGGGATAAAGATAAAATATCTGAGGAAGGAAAGACCATTCTGAGGAGTATGGGATGGAACATCTGA
- the fsa gene encoding fructose-6-phosphate aldolase: MQFFLDTGNVEEIKQALDWGILDGVTTNPTLIAKTGRPFMEVAREIVKLVDGPVSLETVSLDAEGMVREGRMLAELGDNVVVKIPMTPEGMKAVRILESEGIPTNVTLVFSPTQALIAAKAGATFVSPFVGRLDDISSDGLKLIREIKQIFENYDIDTQIIVASVRHPMHVVEAALIGADICTMPFDVMKKLFMHPLTERGIELFLKDWEKVPDRPF; this comes from the coding sequence ATGCAGTTCTTTTTAGACACAGGTAACGTAGAGGAGATAAAGCAAGCCCTGGACTGGGGTATTCTTGATGGAGTTACCACAAACCCAACTCTCATAGCCAAGACAGGAAGACCTTTTATGGAGGTAGCTCGCGAAATAGTAAAACTGGTAGACGGACCTGTAAGTTTAGAAACGGTGTCTCTTGACGCCGAAGGCATGGTGAGAGAAGGAAGAATGTTGGCAGAGTTGGGAGATAACGTGGTGGTGAAGATACCTATGACTCCGGAAGGCATGAAGGCGGTACGCATTTTAGAATCGGAAGGGATACCCACCAACGTAACTCTTGTATTTTCCCCTACACAGGCTCTCATAGCGGCCAAAGCCGGCGCTACCTTTGTCTCTCCTTTTGTAGGAAGGTTAGACGACATATCGTCGGATGGTTTAAAACTCATAAGGGAGATAAAGCAGATTTTTGAAAACTATGACATAGACACTCAGATCATAGTGGCAAGCGTACGTCATCCTATGCATGTGGTGGAGGCTGCCCTCATAGGAGCTGACATATGTACCATGCCCTTCGATGTTATGAAAAAACTATTCATGCACCCTCTAACGGAAAGAGGTATAGAACTGTTCCTGAAAGACTGGGAGAAGGTTCCTGACAGACCCTTCTAA
- the galE gene encoding UDP-glucose 4-epimerase GalE: MKVLVTGGAGYIGSHMVKLLGEKGYQVLVVDNLSTGKREAVLYGRLVVLDLLLYAPLEELMLDFRPDIVMHFAAKILVHESVRKPLEYYENNLQATWNLLRAMKRAGVKYMIFSSSAAVYGTPSSLPVKESDPTVPINPYGWSKLMGERMVEDFARAEGLKFGILRYFNVAGADPELKLGPVKQNPTHLIARAVKVAKGDIPYLEVYGTDYPTPDGTCVRDYIHVTDLCNAHLRVLEYLLEGGQSDVFNVGYGKGYSVLEVIRVVKEVTGRDFEVRYTERREGDPPELVADPAKLVTLTGWKPSFDDLSFIVKTLWEWELILEKHDS; the protein is encoded by the coding sequence ATGAAAGTGTTGGTGACTGGAGGTGCGGGATACATAGGCTCCCACATGGTGAAACTGTTGGGAGAAAAGGGTTACCAAGTCCTTGTGGTAGACAACCTTAGTACAGGGAAACGTGAGGCTGTCCTTTACGGCAGGTTGGTGGTTTTGGATCTTCTCCTTTATGCACCGCTGGAAGAATTAATGCTGGACTTTAGACCTGATATTGTTATGCACTTCGCTGCCAAGATACTGGTTCACGAAAGTGTAAGAAAACCTCTAGAGTATTACGAGAATAACCTTCAGGCCACTTGGAACCTTCTGAGAGCTATGAAGAGAGCAGGTGTCAAGTACATGATTTTCTCCTCCAGTGCGGCAGTATATGGCACTCCTTCCTCCCTACCTGTCAAGGAGTCAGATCCCACGGTTCCTATAAACCCCTACGGGTGGAGTAAGCTGATGGGTGAGAGGATGGTGGAGGACTTTGCCAGAGCAGAGGGCTTGAAGTTTGGGATACTCAGGTACTTCAACGTGGCAGGCGCTGATCCTGAGCTGAAACTAGGTCCTGTAAAGCAGAATCCTACACATCTTATAGCGAGGGCGGTAAAAGTGGCAAAAGGTGATATACCCTATCTGGAGGTTTACGGTACCGACTATCCCACACCTGATGGTACATGTGTAAGGGACTACATACACGTTACCGATCTTTGCAACGCTCACCTTAGAGTACTGGAGTACCTTTTGGAAGGTGGTCAAAGTGATGTGTTTAACGTAGGGTACGGTAAAGGTTACTCAGTACTGGAGGTAATAAGGGTGGTGAAGGAAGTTACGGGAAGAGATTTCGAGGTACGCTACACGGAGAGAAGAGAAGGAGACCCTCCTGAGCTGGTGGCTGATCCCGCCAAGCTAGTTACTTTGACAGGTTGGAAACCATCCTTTGATGATCTTTCCTTTATTGTAAAGACTTTGTGGGAGTGGGAGCTTATATTAGAAAAACATGACTCTTGA
- the rseP gene encoding RIP metalloprotease RseP, translated as MEYVIAFLVLIGVLVWFHELGHFLMAKLLGIKVEVFSIGFGPPLLSRRYGDTEYRVSLLPLGGYVKLYGEEGKTDDPSSFSSRPAWQKILVAFAGPFFNFVLAIFLLTFIYVWGREVPSYYLQEPRVGYVLDKSLAQSMGIKEGDLLLEINGNPVKSWRDVEEVLSKTVLKRELTVKILREGQVIYLHTQRNKPEPFGAEPLLEPVVGKVLEGSPAWQVGIRPGDRLIQVEGRPITSWYDAVSAIRNSGGKPLTIRLKRKDQILDVTVVPKKDPRTGNYVIGLSPSIGTIKIRYSPSEALKHATEKVNQLTVLTLTALGKLATGELSIRTLGGPIAIAQMAGESAQQGVQTFLGLMAFISVQLAVFNLIPLPVLDGGLILLFLVEAILRRPLPDSFKEVWARLGMALIIALSIFVIFNDLLRLLGKN; from the coding sequence ATGGAGTATGTTATAGCCTTTTTGGTTTTGATCGGCGTTTTAGTATGGTTTCACGAATTGGGACATTTCCTTATGGCAAAGCTGTTGGGGATAAAGGTGGAAGTGTTTTCCATAGGTTTTGGTCCACCTTTACTGAGTAGGCGTTATGGAGATACCGAGTACAGAGTATCCCTGTTACCCCTTGGAGGGTACGTAAAACTTTATGGAGAAGAGGGCAAAACTGACGACCCATCTTCCTTCTCTTCAAGACCAGCATGGCAGAAGATACTGGTGGCCTTTGCAGGACCTTTCTTTAACTTTGTGTTAGCCATCTTCCTTCTGACCTTTATCTACGTGTGGGGGAGAGAAGTGCCCTCTTACTATCTTCAGGAGCCCAGGGTGGGGTATGTTTTGGATAAGAGTTTAGCCCAAAGTATGGGAATAAAGGAGGGAGATCTCCTTTTGGAGATAAACGGCAATCCGGTAAAGAGTTGGAGGGATGTGGAAGAAGTTCTTTCCAAGACCGTACTTAAAAGAGAGCTTACGGTAAAGATTCTCAGAGAAGGGCAGGTAATTTACTTACATACCCAAAGGAACAAACCGGAACCTTTCGGAGCTGAACCTCTACTGGAGCCTGTGGTGGGTAAAGTGTTGGAGGGCAGTCCTGCTTGGCAGGTTGGTATACGGCCGGGAGACAGACTGATTCAGGTAGAGGGAAGACCTATAACTTCTTGGTACGATGCGGTATCTGCTATAAGAAACTCCGGAGGGAAACCTCTCACCATCCGTTTAAAGAGGAAGGATCAGATCCTCGACGTTACAGTAGTACCTAAGAAGGACCCGCGTACCGGTAACTACGTGATAGGCCTATCTCCTTCTATCGGTACTATAAAGATCAGGTACTCTCCCTCTGAAGCGTTGAAACACGCTACAGAAAAGGTTAACCAGCTTACCGTACTCACCCTAACCGCTTTAGGCAAGCTGGCGACTGGAGAGTTGTCTATCCGTACCTTAGGCGGTCCCATAGCCATAGCTCAGATGGCAGGCGAATCTGCCCAACAGGGAGTTCAGACCTTCTTAGGTCTTATGGCTTTTATATCTGTGCAGCTGGCTGTTTTCAACCTCATCCCCCTCCCCGTTCTGGATGGAGGTCTCATCTTACTCTTTCTGGTGGAAGCCATACTCAGGAGACCATTACCTGACAGCTTTAAAGAGGTATGGGCCAGGCTAGGTATGGCTCTCATAATAGCCCTCTCTATCTTTGTGATCTTCAACGATCTTCTGCGGTTGTTGGGTAAAAATTAG
- a CDS encoding GDP-mannose 4,6-dehydratase, whose protein sequence is MPTILVTGCAGFIGWKVSQKLLEKGFHVVGIDNLNHYYDVRLKWHRLENLKRFPSFVFYQVDVENMEALSVVFQVHKFDAVINEAARAGVRSSMEDPFVYMRTNALGTLHLLDLCKRYGVQKFVLASTSSLYAGQSMPFREDLPVNTPISPYAASKKAAEVIAYTYHYLYGIDVTVLRYFTVYGPAGRPDMSVFRFIKWALEGKPIQVFGDGSQKRDFTYIDDIAEGTVRALTPLGYQIINLGGNRPHSLLEVIDLVEKYTGKKVQLQYGDFHKADMQATWADIGKAKDLLGWEPQVSLEEGIRRTVEWFLENWDWLREITV, encoded by the coding sequence ATGCCCACTATTCTCGTAACCGGTTGTGCAGGCTTTATCGGATGGAAGGTTTCACAAAAACTTCTGGAAAAAGGTTTCCATGTAGTGGGGATAGACAACCTTAACCATTACTACGACGTGCGCCTTAAATGGCATCGCTTGGAGAACCTTAAGAGATTTCCATCCTTTGTCTTCTATCAGGTGGATGTGGAGAACATGGAGGCTCTCAGTGTTGTGTTTCAGGTACATAAGTTTGATGCTGTCATCAACGAAGCAGCTAGAGCGGGTGTACGTTCCTCTATGGAAGACCCCTTCGTCTATATGAGAACCAACGCCTTAGGGACCCTCCATCTTCTGGATCTTTGTAAGCGATACGGTGTCCAGAAATTCGTCCTCGCTTCCACATCCTCCCTATACGCAGGGCAGAGTATGCCCTTTCGTGAAGATCTTCCTGTTAACACTCCCATATCACCTTATGCGGCCTCCAAGAAGGCTGCCGAGGTGATAGCCTACACCTACCACTACCTCTACGGTATAGACGTGACCGTTCTACGTTACTTTACCGTCTACGGTCCTGCAGGAAGACCTGACATGAGTGTTTTCAGGTTCATCAAATGGGCTCTTGAAGGAAAACCTATCCAGGTTTTTGGAGACGGAAGTCAGAAGAGGGACTTTACCTACATAGATGACATAGCAGAAGGTACAGTAAGAGCTCTCACACCTTTGGGTTACCAGATAATAAACTTGGGAGGTAACAGACCTCACAGCCTTTTAGAGGTCATAGACCTTGTGGAAAAGTACACTGGAAAGAAAGTACAGTTGCAGTACGGAGATTTCCACAAGGCCGATATGCAGGCCACGTGGGCGGACATAGGTAAGGCCAAGGACCTACTGGGATGGGAGCCTCAGGTTAGTTTAGAAGAAGGAATAAGAAGAACGGTGGAGTGGTTTCTGGAAAACTGGGACTGGCTGAGGGAGATAACGGTATGA
- a CDS encoding secondary thiamine-phosphate synthase enzyme YjbQ: MGVIKVKTTKRTSFVNITHLVREEVRRSGVRSGLCVIYVPHTTAAVFINEGADPDVIKDISYALEKLIPWEDKAYAHAEGNSAAHIRSAIIGNSRVVPVENGALLLGTWEAIFLAEFDGPRERKVVVKVIGES, translated from the coding sequence ATGGGTGTGATTAAGGTAAAAACCACCAAAAGGACCAGTTTTGTTAACATAACCCACCTGGTGAGAGAGGAGGTAAGAAGGTCCGGAGTAAGATCGGGACTATGCGTCATATATGTTCCTCACACTACAGCTGCTGTCTTTATAAACGAAGGTGCTGATCCAGACGTGATAAAAGATATATCCTACGCTCTGGAAAAACTGATACCGTGGGAAGATAAAGCCTATGCCCATGCAGAAGGCAACTCGGCCGCCCACATACGTAGCGCCATTATAGGTAACTCAAGGGTTGTTCCCGTAGAGAACGGGGCACTTCTCTTAGGAACATGGGAGGCTATATTCTTAGCAGAGTTTGATGGACCGAGGGAGAGAAAAGTGGTGGTAAAGGTGATAGGAGAGAGCTGA
- a CDS encoding M24 family metallopeptidase, translating into MKDILGKVKNLVVEKDLDGFLFSSQANVFYLSRFRSSNAYVLLTQGDAYFMTDGRYYHRAKDLLKDWKVLEIRGSFFGFLKQMVRELGLRRVGFEIDRVTCQFRKKLRTKDVRWVGFVGFLDRVRAVKTSEEISIMKEGVLKADGIYRDVLSIVKPGMKEMDIRAFIVQRAFEVGATGESFPAIVAFGEGSSIPHWETSHRTIGDKGPLLIDMGILYKGYCTDFTRTIHIGKPDEEFIKVYTVVRDAHMYALEKAKVGNRLADVDRAARDHITRKGLGKFFNHSTGHGVGVEIHEYPRVYKNVKDYIEEGMVFTIEPGVYLPGKWGVRLENIVVVKSSSAEPLSEISLDLVII; encoded by the coding sequence ATGAAAGACATTCTGGGTAAGGTAAAGAACCTAGTGGTGGAGAAGGATCTGGACGGCTTTCTTTTCAGCTCGCAGGCAAACGTGTTTTATCTCTCCCGTTTTAGGTCCAGCAACGCTTACGTACTCCTCACTCAAGGGGACGCTTATTTTATGACGGATGGAAGATACTATCATCGTGCCAAAGATCTTCTTAAAGACTGGAAGGTGCTGGAGATCCGGGGAAGCTTTTTTGGATTTCTCAAACAGATGGTGAGGGAGTTGGGTTTGAGGCGCGTTGGTTTTGAGATAGACAGGGTCACCTGCCAGTTCAGAAAGAAGTTGAGGACGAAGGATGTTAGGTGGGTGGGTTTTGTGGGCTTTTTGGACAGGGTAAGGGCTGTTAAAACCAGCGAGGAGATATCCATAATGAAGGAAGGTGTGCTTAAAGCAGATGGTATATACAGGGATGTTCTATCTATCGTGAAGCCGGGTATGAAAGAGATGGATATCAGAGCCTTCATAGTGCAAAGGGCATTTGAGGTAGGTGCCACAGGTGAGAGTTTTCCAGCCATAGTGGCCTTTGGTGAAGGGTCCTCCATACCCCACTGGGAGACATCTCACCGTACCATAGGAGATAAGGGCCCCCTCCTCATAGACATGGGAATCCTTTACAAAGGATACTGCACCGATTTTACAAGAACCATCCATATAGGTAAACCAGATGAGGAGTTTATAAAGGTGTACACGGTGGTGAGAGACGCGCACATGTATGCTTTAGAAAAGGCCAAGGTGGGTAACAGATTGGCAGATGTAGACAGAGCAGCTAGAGATCACATAACCCGAAAAGGTTTAGGTAAGTTCTTCAACCACTCTACCGGTCACGGTGTAGGGGTTGAGATACACGAATATCCGAGGGTTTACAAGAATGTGAAGGATTACATAGAGGAGGGTATGGTGTTCACTATAGAGCCGGGTGTGTATTTACCCGGTAAGTGGGGTGTTAGGTTAGAAAACATAGTGGTGGTGAAAAGTTCTTCTGCGGAACCTCTTTCGGAGATATCCCTTGACCTTGTGATTATATGA
- a CDS encoding RNA polymerase sigma-54 subunit RpoN translates to MLRNQVKASVEAKLNLTILLKGHLQLLTVPSEELQAILEEDLKDAPYVFQTMSRRVRWFRQDLPAPQVASKRSWWESILQQIKMELDGTELDVAMDIIYCLDDRGFFRGDVNSIAERWGVHPDYVEDIREFIMKELEPTGIASKSMEEFIKVQIEEMFPDNGDLLKEVLEFFRTGRASKAVKELAGRLKLYPAEDETTEYSSGSVDLLLEWDGEEWYVVVRDDFIEIGGEEDLPKEVLEKVKRWNVLLSLRRNILRKAGELILERQKDFLLGKGPLKSLTMRELAQVVNVSLSSVSRVLSNKYVKTPVGIFPIKFFFKRESKDGYSTEEVLRAVKEVIQQLGDVSDRKLCEALRAKGINLARRTVCKYRRMLSHERHSG, encoded by the coding sequence GAGGAACTTCAGGCCATTTTGGAAGAGGACCTGAAGGATGCTCCTTATGTTTTTCAGACTATGAGCAGACGTGTCAGGTGGTTTCGCCAGGATCTACCGGCTCCTCAAGTGGCCAGCAAGAGGAGTTGGTGGGAAAGCATTCTGCAGCAGATCAAGATGGAACTTGACGGTACAGAACTGGATGTAGCTATGGATATCATCTACTGTCTTGACGACAGAGGTTTCTTTAGAGGAGATGTTAACTCTATAGCGGAAAGATGGGGTGTGCATCCCGACTATGTGGAGGACATAAGAGAGTTCATCATGAAGGAACTGGAGCCTACAGGTATAGCCAGTAAGAGTATGGAGGAGTTTATAAAGGTTCAGATAGAGGAGATGTTTCCAGATAATGGGGATCTGCTTAAAGAAGTTTTGGAGTTTTTCAGAACGGGAAGGGCCTCTAAAGCTGTGAAGGAGCTTGCCGGTAGACTGAAGCTTTATCCTGCGGAAGATGAAACTACCGAGTACTCTTCAGGTAGTGTGGATCTCCTCTTAGAGTGGGACGGCGAGGAGTGGTACGTGGTGGTCAGAGATGACTTTATAGAGATAGGAGGAGAGGAAGATCTCCCCAAGGAGGTTCTGGAAAAGGTAAAACGCTGGAACGTTCTTTTATCTTTGAGAAGGAACATCCTAAGGAAGGCCGGTGAGCTTATACTGGAGAGGCAGAAGGATTTCCTTTTAGGAAAGGGGCCCCTCAAGAGTCTCACCATGAGGGAGCTGGCACAAGTGGTCAACGTGAGTCTTTCATCGGTAAGTAGAGTCCTATCCAACAAGTACGTCAAAACACCTGTGGGGATTTTTCCCATTAAGTTCTTCTTCAAGAGGGAAAGTAAGGACGGGTACAGTACCGAGGAGGTTTTAAGAGCGGTAAAGGAGGTCATACAGCAGCTGGGCGATGTTAGTGACAGAAAACTCTGCGAAGCTCTTAGGGCCAAGGGTATAAACCTAGCGAGACGCACAGTATGTAAGTACAGGAGAATGTTGTCCCATGAAAGACATTCTGGGTAA